In Nitrosococcus oceani ATCC 19707, the following proteins share a genomic window:
- a CDS encoding NAD-glutamate dehydrogenase domain-containing protein, with protein sequence MKIFVEVRESRATYSDHEKKINEIHSFLEQQSKIHGKRFLKALATILITPDSFLLSIPTYHLASLITDFFDLIEARGKKIAAHCFPFPEKTGTLLLISSPYASYLVESLGASKEAQDIDFHLMAYHALMIKRRDRKIIDLGTADKSGPKESLILLKLEDINEKKFQDFAATIQKIVSKTLQVQSDKENIAAQVRQLEQAPSLQAWKSFLIWCQQGAFIPFSYHCFIVNSQSGKKIVIQEQNDKRLGLPFDSLLESTKEENVSSLLTILNPEEIQRELPVLVQKTRIKSPLYHSEYLTYMGIREPLEKGQIKEHALIGLFSEKAFAGDTMNISALRDKAEQSLKQLRLLTVDHEYNKLIELLHFFPKVELFFMGEVQLQIIARSLLPFLYRSDTVKLLILASPSPTRISTLILIPQGFFDESHLRDMEIYLCQELAAILENSQLIRGIHSHYIGLHLTLIPQKEEVLIPLEQLENTLTRIAKPWNYKLQVLLEQAMGKEQGEVLWNKYGKGFLPEYQVLTPPQAALQDIKGLERVLETGQQFIDLWESPYELSKEHYRLQFYSSQESLLDELMPVLKNLGLRVIDQVRFTLEVENRGFFIKSFSIKAAKETAKPLSSLRVPLLDALGALFRGEVDDDPLNELLVLTGLSWKEIDIFRSYRNYYFQLGTHFTLSRFHQSLSHNPQVALLLCRYFEARFRPDPQWDDPVRREEEGLLPIRLELATALKSVTDVNEDRILRTLFNLIDATVRTNFYYRHKQRDYFLSFKISSLGVIDMPPPRPLYEIYIHSATVEGIHLRGGRVARGGLRWSDRPDDFRTEILGLMRTQMMKNSLIVPVGAKGGFIVKRSFSSREEGAKLAKQAYITFIQSLLDLTDNREGSQVVRPPKVVAYDEDDPYLVVAADKGTAHLPDTANEVAQEYHFWLDSAFASGGAFGYHHKKLGITARGAWECVKRHFRELDLDIQTQPFTAIGIGSMDGDVFGNGMLLSRQIRLLAAFGPGHIFIDPEPDPEVSYRERKRLFKLPGSSWNDYDDTLISEGGGIFPRRAKDIPLSPQVRYLLKTRHLSMDGEGLIRLLLTTPVDLLWFGGIGTYVKASTEKHIEVGDRTNDTVRVDASQLQARVVGEGANLGFTQRGRIEYALGGGRINTDAIDNSGGVDLSDHEVNLKIFFNHLRERKIISSEEEQNHWLEKVKEEVCQQVLANNYSQSLCLSLDRERYLRDTEPFMELADRLENSGLLDRLSDTFPYRKEVLARHGEGLTRPELAVLVSYSKTQLYQILLEQPDILSEPFLQEFAISYFPRAINEQFGNHIYDHPLGKEITATILCNTIIDHTGCSFLTWVEELKDIPIAHHPMVAYLVFNKILEGNTLRTQIYALDTIIPASRQYSLLLQFEDTLANFCHWNLANNKQIIPNEKTLSSFHYYLEQYELYQEETLTKSEDQPFKERVRKLIEEGFSAKISRRIALLDRLTDFPLLVELASTSGKEFSLVVSIYEAVSNYLGYSEVKEILHQVPVRNRWEHRAITTFRERFEVYLSNLALAILAAPDQGIANFFSTTTRQQRLLQYQRIREELRETPPTDLLPFTVLSRKLETLIQG encoded by the coding sequence ATGAAAATTTTTGTGGAAGTCCGTGAATCCCGGGCAACCTATAGCGATCACGAAAAAAAAATAAACGAGATCCATTCATTTTTAGAGCAGCAGAGTAAAATTCATGGAAAACGATTTCTTAAAGCGCTTGCCACAATACTTATTACTCCTGACTCTTTTCTTCTTTCTATTCCCACTTATCACCTAGCTTCTTTGATAACAGATTTTTTTGATCTCATTGAGGCACGGGGAAAAAAAATTGCAGCACATTGTTTTCCCTTTCCGGAGAAAACCGGTACGTTATTGCTGATAAGCTCGCCCTATGCTTCCTATCTAGTAGAATCCCTCGGGGCTTCAAAAGAAGCACAAGATATCGACTTTCATCTCATGGCCTACCATGCCTTGATGATAAAACGTCGTGACAGGAAAATTATTGACTTGGGAACAGCTGATAAGTCTGGTCCCAAAGAGTCATTGATCCTTCTAAAGCTTGAAGATATTAATGAAAAAAAATTCCAAGATTTTGCTGCGACTATTCAAAAAATAGTCTCAAAAACTTTACAAGTCCAAAGTGATAAGGAAAATATTGCTGCCCAGGTTAGGCAATTAGAGCAGGCGCCGTCCCTTCAAGCATGGAAAAGTTTTTTAATTTGGTGCCAACAAGGCGCTTTTATTCCATTTTCCTATCATTGCTTTATCGTAAATTCTCAATCCGGTAAAAAAATTGTTATTCAAGAACAAAATGATAAACGTTTGGGATTACCCTTTGACTCCCTATTAGAATCAACAAAAGAAGAAAACGTTTCTTCCTTATTAACTATTTTGAATCCTGAAGAGATTCAGCGGGAATTACCAGTTCTTGTTCAGAAAACTAGGATAAAAAGTCCCCTTTACCATTCCGAATACTTAACCTATATGGGCATTAGAGAACCTCTGGAAAAAGGGCAAATCAAGGAACATGCTTTGATAGGCTTGTTTTCTGAGAAAGCATTCGCTGGCGATACCATGAATATTTCTGCATTGCGAGATAAAGCAGAGCAAAGCTTAAAACAGTTACGTCTGCTTACCGTAGACCACGAATACAATAAGCTTATTGAGTTACTCCATTTTTTCCCTAAAGTAGAGCTCTTTTTTATGGGCGAGGTGCAATTACAAATTATCGCTCGCTCCTTGCTGCCTTTTCTTTACCGCTCAGACACGGTTAAGCTACTGATCCTTGCAAGCCCTAGCCCTACCCGAATCTCGACTCTTATTCTTATTCCCCAAGGATTTTTCGATGAATCCCATTTAAGAGACATGGAGATTTATCTCTGCCAAGAGCTTGCGGCCATCCTTGAAAATTCCCAGCTGATTCGGGGAATCCACAGCCATTATATCGGCTTACACTTGACTTTAATTCCCCAAAAGGAAGAAGTGCTTATTCCTCTTGAACAGCTAGAAAATACCCTCACCCGAATTGCTAAACCCTGGAATTATAAACTTCAAGTGTTGCTAGAACAGGCGATGGGAAAAGAACAAGGGGAGGTTTTATGGAATAAATATGGTAAAGGATTTTTACCAGAATATCAGGTATTAACTCCGCCCCAAGCAGCTCTCCAAGATATCAAGGGATTAGAACGCGTCCTAGAAACGGGGCAACAATTCATTGATTTATGGGAATCCCCTTACGAACTATCCAAGGAACATTATCGTCTTCAGTTTTATAGCTCTCAGGAGAGCTTGCTTGATGAACTCATGCCGGTGTTAAAAAATTTGGGTTTAAGAGTAATCGATCAGGTTCGATTTACCCTTGAAGTAGAAAACCGCGGATTTTTTATCAAAAGTTTTTCTATAAAAGCCGCCAAAGAAACGGCTAAGCCGCTTTCTTCCCTGCGCGTTCCGCTTCTAGACGCCTTAGGCGCTTTGTTCCGCGGCGAAGTAGACGATGATCCCTTGAATGAACTGTTGGTACTGACTGGACTCTCCTGGAAGGAAATCGATATATTCCGCAGCTATCGGAATTACTACTTTCAACTTGGCACACATTTTACCCTCTCCCGTTTCCACCAATCCCTTAGCCATAATCCCCAAGTGGCCTTGCTTTTATGCCGCTATTTTGAGGCCCGGTTTCGCCCCGACCCTCAATGGGACGATCCGGTGCGACGGGAAGAGGAAGGACTACTTCCTATCCGTCTGGAACTAGCTACCGCCCTCAAGTCGGTTACAGACGTCAATGAAGATCGTATTCTGCGGACTCTATTTAATCTTATTGATGCTACCGTACGCACCAACTTTTATTACCGGCATAAACAAAGGGATTACTTTCTTTCTTTCAAGATTAGCAGCTTAGGCGTTATTGATATGCCCCCTCCTAGGCCCCTGTACGAAATCTATATCCATTCCGCCACTGTGGAAGGGATTCATTTGCGCGGTGGACGGGTGGCGCGGGGGGGGCTTCGCTGGTCGGATCGTCCCGATGACTTCCGAACCGAGATCCTCGGGTTGATGCGCACCCAAATGATGAAAAATTCACTCATTGTTCCAGTGGGTGCCAAAGGAGGTTTTATTGTAAAGCGCTCCTTTAGTTCCCGCGAGGAAGGGGCAAAACTAGCTAAACAGGCCTATATTACCTTTATCCAGAGCCTCCTCGATCTTACCGATAATCGGGAAGGAAGCCAGGTTGTCCGCCCCCCCAAAGTGGTTGCCTATGACGAAGATGACCCTTACCTGGTCGTTGCCGCCGATAAAGGCACGGCTCATCTGCCCGATACCGCCAATGAGGTTGCTCAGGAGTATCATTTCTGGCTGGATAGTGCCTTCGCCAGTGGGGGCGCCTTTGGATACCATCATAAGAAGTTGGGAATCACAGCTCGTGGCGCCTGGGAGTGCGTAAAGCGGCATTTTCGTGAGCTAGATCTTGATATTCAAACCCAACCCTTTACCGCTATAGGCATTGGTAGCATGGACGGGGATGTTTTTGGCAATGGCATGCTACTCTCCCGCCAGATACGCTTACTAGCCGCCTTTGGACCCGGGCATATTTTTATTGATCCCGAGCCAGACCCGGAAGTTTCCTATAGAGAACGGAAAAGATTATTTAAGCTACCCGGTTCCTCCTGGAACGACTATGACGACACCTTGATTTCCGAGGGAGGAGGCATTTTCCCTCGCCGGGCTAAGGATATTCCTCTTTCCCCCCAAGTGCGCTACTTGCTAAAGACGCGGCACCTATCCATGGATGGTGAAGGACTGATTCGCTTACTCCTGACAACCCCGGTTGATCTGCTCTGGTTTGGAGGTATCGGCACCTATGTCAAAGCGAGTACAGAAAAACACATCGAGGTGGGTGACCGCACCAATGACACGGTCCGAGTCGATGCTTCACAACTACAAGCGCGGGTAGTAGGCGAAGGTGCCAACTTGGGTTTTACTCAAAGGGGACGCATCGAATACGCCTTAGGAGGCGGTCGTATCAATACGGATGCCATTGATAATTCCGGCGGCGTGGATCTTTCCGACCATGAGGTTAATCTCAAGATCTTTTTTAATCACTTGAGAGAAAGAAAAATCATCTCTTCTGAGGAAGAACAAAATCACTGGCTCGAGAAGGTCAAGGAAGAAGTATGCCAGCAGGTGCTAGCCAACAATTATAGTCAAAGTCTATGCTTATCCCTTGATCGGGAGCGCTACCTGCGGGACACCGAGCCTTTTATGGAGCTAGCGGATCGCTTAGAAAATTCTGGCTTACTTGATCGTCTTTCCGATACATTTCCCTATCGCAAGGAAGTCTTGGCGAGGCATGGGGAGGGTTTGACCCGTCCCGAGCTGGCTGTTCTGGTATCCTATAGCAAGACGCAACTTTACCAAATTCTTTTAGAGCAACCAGATATTTTGTCCGAGCCGTTTCTGCAAGAGTTTGCTATTAGCTATTTTCCCCGGGCCATAAACGAGCAGTTCGGTAACCATATATACGATCATCCTCTAGGGAAGGAAATTACGGCGACTATTTTATGTAACACCATTATTGACCACACAGGGTGCTCTTTTCTTACCTGGGTAGAAGAATTAAAAGATATTCCTATTGCCCATCACCCTATGGTAGCTTATTTAGTATTCAATAAAATCCTAGAAGGAAATACCCTACGTACCCAAATTTATGCTTTAGATACCATCATTCCTGCTTCTCGTCAGTATAGTTTATTATTACAGTTTGAAGATACACTAGCAAATTTCTGCCACTGGAATCTGGCTAATAATAAACAAATTATTCCCAACGAAAAAACGCTATCTTCGTTCCATTATTATTTAGAGCAATATGAACTATACCAAGAAGAAACTTTGACTAAATCCGAAGATCAACCTTTTAAAGAAAGGGTAAGGAAGCTTATAGAGGAAGGTTTTTCAGCAAAAATTTCCCGCCGTATCGCTCTCTTAGATCGTCTCACAGACTTTCCTCTATTAGTAGAGCTTGCCAGTACTTCAGGAAAAGAGTTTTCTCTCGTAGTAAGTATTTACGAAGCGGTCTCCAATTATCTGGGCTATTCCGAGGTAAAAGAGATTTTACACCAGGTACCCGTGCGTAATCGTTGGGAACATAGAGCGATAACCACATTCAGAGAACGGTTCGAAGTTTATCTATCAAACTTAGCTTTAGCCATACTAGCTGCCCCAGATCAGGGCATTGCTAATTTTTTCTCCACGACAACGCGTCAACAGAGATTATTACAGTACCAAAGAATACGGGAAGAATTAAGGGAAACCCCTCCTACCGATTTGCTTCCCTTCACGGTGCTGAGCAGAAAGTTAGAAACCTTAATTCAAGGTTAA
- a CDS encoding PAS domain S-box protein — MLIGEDTEMPVNKRKEEQNCDLLWALLNNAADGIIVIDEEGRIILTNTATEHFFGYRQQEMIGQDMRKLIPDYDKCLTDHEKIISSEREVTGRRKDGNTFLAHLSISEIQHGGQRLFAGVIRDFTTHKQGEIDAQRLAAIVESSEDAIISKTLDGIVISWNSAAQRIYGYSAEEICGQSISILAPPDRADEIPQILQHIRRGERIKQFETVRMRKDGREMFVSLTISPIKNSQGSITGAATIARDITRRKQREEKLLWLSRALEQSPVAVTITDTAGNIQYVNAKFTQLTGYHREEIIGRNPRILQSGKTSLEEYQQLWSTIISGREWRGEIQDKKKNGEIYWILEQISPIKNTQGEITHFLAIEEDISERKQIEKALQESEERFRQVAKMTGEWIWERDSSGRFIYCSGAVKEILGYEPKEMFGKHYSEFFTLEAQEGKPCKSPQSGKRFFRIVCCYRHKDGREVFTESSGEPLLDERGQIVKWRGLDRDITKRLEAQELIRRAQISLAVTRNELRIAQQIQESLLPTESLVLPEVQVVGHCLPASQVGGDYFDYYYRQSDNTVDVTIADVSGHSVGPALFMVETRSALKTQIRSKFTAANTLAALNDSLYEDLNGADHFITMFYMQYHIATGEINYASAGHNPPLLLRRNEAVCNKLEADGLIFGVKKEVSFEEKRTFLKKGDLVFLYTDGIVEAESKQGEFFGIHRLSKILVTHRHLAAQELIKVIVKDLQGFCESKNFRDDATMVILKVM, encoded by the coding sequence GATAGGCCAGGATATGCGCAAGCTCATACCTGATTATGATAAATGCCTTACAGATCATGAGAAGATCATTAGTTCTGAACGCGAGGTCACGGGCCGGCGTAAGGATGGCAACACTTTCCTTGCGCATCTATCGATTTCCGAGATTCAGCACGGGGGGCAGCGGCTTTTTGCTGGCGTTATTCGCGACTTTACTACGCACAAGCAGGGTGAAATAGATGCTCAAAGGCTGGCGGCCATCGTTGAATCATCCGAAGACGCTATTATTAGCAAGACTCTCGATGGCATTGTTATTAGCTGGAATTCCGCTGCCCAGCGAATATATGGTTATAGCGCTGAGGAAATTTGTGGCCAATCTATTTCTATTCTTGCGCCCCCTGATCGAGCTGATGAGATACCCCAAATTCTCCAGCATATCCGGCGCGGCGAGCGCATTAAGCAGTTTGAGACGGTGCGCATGCGGAAGGATGGCAGAGAAATGTTCGTTTCTCTTACCATTTCTCCTATCAAAAACAGCCAGGGTTCTATCACTGGGGCTGCAACCATCGCTCGGGATATTACCCGGCGTAAACAAAGAGAAGAAAAATTGCTGTGGCTATCCCGAGCGCTAGAGCAAAGCCCCGTGGCGGTAACTATTACAGATACCGCAGGTAATATTCAGTATGTGAATGCTAAATTCACTCAATTAACTGGTTACCACCGGGAAGAGATTATTGGGAGAAATCCACGCATCCTGCAATCAGGAAAGACTTCGCTGGAAGAATACCAACAATTATGGAGCACTATTATTTCTGGAAGAGAATGGCGAGGGGAGATACAAGACAAAAAAAAGAATGGGGAAATCTATTGGATATTGGAACAAATTTCACCTATTAAGAACACTCAAGGTGAAATTACCCACTTTCTTGCTATTGAGGAAGATATTTCCGAGCGTAAACAAATTGAAAAGGCCCTTCAAGAGAGTGAAGAAAGATTTCGTCAGGTTGCTAAGATGACCGGCGAGTGGATATGGGAACGGGATTCTTCCGGGCGTTTCATCTATTGTAGTGGGGCAGTTAAGGAAATACTGGGCTATGAGCCCAAGGAAATGTTTGGCAAGCATTACAGTGAGTTTTTTACCCTAGAAGCTCAGGAGGGCAAACCTTGTAAAAGTCCGCAGAGTGGAAAGCGATTTTTTCGGATCGTTTGTTGCTATCGCCACAAAGATGGCCGTGAAGTTTTTACGGAGTCTAGCGGCGAACCCCTTCTGGATGAACGAGGCCAAATCGTCAAGTGGCGGGGTCTTGATCGAGATATCACCAAACGGCTTGAAGCCCAAGAATTGATCCGACGGGCACAAATAAGCCTTGCGGTAACACGCAACGAGTTGAGGATCGCACAGCAAATCCAAGAATCTTTACTGCCTACGGAATCTCTGGTGCTGCCTGAAGTCCAGGTTGTTGGTCATTGTCTCCCTGCCTCTCAGGTAGGAGGAGACTATTTTGATTATTATTATCGCCAATCTGATAATACCGTGGATGTGACCATTGCCGATGTCTCTGGGCATTCTGTTGGTCCAGCCCTCTTTATGGTTGAAACCCGTAGCGCGCTGAAAACACAAATCCGATCAAAATTCACCGCCGCTAATACCCTTGCTGCTTTAAATGATTCACTTTATGAGGACTTAAATGGAGCTGATCATTTCATTACCATGTTTTATATGCAGTACCATATTGCGACGGGAGAAATTAATTATGCAAGCGCAGGCCATAATCCCCCTTTGCTATTACGCCGTAACGAGGCAGTATGCAATAAGTTAGAAGCGGATGGATTAATTTTTGGAGTTAAAAAAGAAGTTAGCTTTGAAGAGAAGAGAACTTTTTTAAAAAAGGGAGATCTAGTATTTCTCTATACGGATGGCATCGTAGAAGCAGAGAGTAAACAAGGTGAGTTTTTTGGTATCCACCGTTTAAGTAAAATACTTGTTACACATCGTCATCTGGCAGCACAGGAGCTTATCAAAGTCATCGTAAAAGATTTACAAGGATTTTGCGAAAGCAAAAATTTTAGGGATGATGCCACTATGGTGATTTTAAAAGTAATGTAA